One Silene latifolia isolate original U9 population chromosome 4, ASM4854445v1, whole genome shotgun sequence DNA segment encodes these proteins:
- the LOC141653508 gene encoding small heat shock protein, chloroplastic-like isoform X1, protein MAASNTLRRLAVKDIHSGNIFRPLRSISAAPSITRSFNTNAQMARVEDDDEHDDRSHRSISRRGREFPGLFSGYVFDPFASTRSVSQLMNIMDQLVDNPILAGTRGVGTGGVRRGWDVKEDEEGLQLKVDMPGLGKEHVKVAVEENTLIIKGEGEKETEEEESRRRYSSRIELTPNMYKVDGIKAEMKNGVLKVVVPKVKEDERKDVFQVQID, encoded by the exons ATGGCGGCCTCAAATACTCTCCGACGACTAGCCGTTAAAGATATTCACTCTGGCAACATTTTCCGTCCACTTCGCTCAATTTCCGCTGCTCCTTCGATTACCCGCTCCTTCAATACTAACGCTCAGATGGCTAGAGTGGAGGATGATGATGAACATGACGATCGCTCTCATCGTTCTATTTCTCGTCGCGGTCGCGAATTTCCTGGATTATTCTCAGGTT ATGTGTTTGATCCATTTGCTTCGACAAGGAGCGTAAGTCAGCTGATGAACATAATGGACCAGCTCGTAGATAATCCAATCCTTGCTGGTACACGTGGAGTAGGAACGGGAGGAGTGCGGCGAGGGTGGGATGTTAAAGAGGACGAGGAAGGCCTGCAGCTGAAGGTAGACATGCCGGGGTTAGGCAAGGAGCACGTGAAGGTAGCAGTTGAAGAGAACACTCTGATTATTAAGGGAGAAGGCGAGAAAGAGACGGAGGAAGAGGAGAGTCGTAGGAGGTACTCGTCTCGAATTGAGCTGACTCCAAATATGTACAAGGTTGATGGGATTAAGGCTGAGATGAAGAATGGTGTGCTCAAGGTGGTTGTTCCTAAGGTTAAGGAAGATGAGAGGAAGGATGTTTTCCAAGTTCAGATTGATTAA
- the LOC141653508 gene encoding small heat shock protein, chloroplastic-like isoform X2, which produces MAASNTLRRLAVKDIHSGNIFRPLRSISAAPSITRSFNTNAQMARVEDDDEHDDRSHRSISRRGREFPGLFSDVFDPFASTRSVSQLMNIMDQLVDNPILAGTRGVGTGGVRRGWDVKEDEEGLQLKVDMPGLGKEHVKVAVEENTLIIKGEGEKETEEEESRRRYSSRIELTPNMYKVDGIKAEMKNGVLKVVVPKVKEDERKDVFQVQID; this is translated from the exons ATGGCGGCCTCAAATACTCTCCGACGACTAGCCGTTAAAGATATTCACTCTGGCAACATTTTCCGTCCACTTCGCTCAATTTCCGCTGCTCCTTCGATTACCCGCTCCTTCAATACTAACGCTCAGATGGCTAGAGTGGAGGATGATGATGAACATGACGATCGCTCTCATCGTTCTATTTCTCGTCGCGGTCGCGAATTTCCTGGATTATTCTCAG ATGTGTTTGATCCATTTGCTTCGACAAGGAGCGTAAGTCAGCTGATGAACATAATGGACCAGCTCGTAGATAATCCAATCCTTGCTGGTACACGTGGAGTAGGAACGGGAGGAGTGCGGCGAGGGTGGGATGTTAAAGAGGACGAGGAAGGCCTGCAGCTGAAGGTAGACATGCCGGGGTTAGGCAAGGAGCACGTGAAGGTAGCAGTTGAAGAGAACACTCTGATTATTAAGGGAGAAGGCGAGAAAGAGACGGAGGAAGAGGAGAGTCGTAGGAGGTACTCGTCTCGAATTGAGCTGACTCCAAATATGTACAAGGTTGATGGGATTAAGGCTGAGATGAAGAATGGTGTGCTCAAGGTGGTTGTTCCTAAGGTTAAGGAAGATGAGAGGAAGGATGTTTTCCAAGTTCAGATTGATTAA